One Alligator mississippiensis isolate rAllMis1 chromosome 1, rAllMis1, whole genome shotgun sequence genomic window carries:
- the INSM1 gene encoding insulinoma-associated protein 1 has protein sequence MPRGFLVKRSKRPTPVSYRVRCCQEAEPQLLLLAAGQPRCSPPLPACPGPGPGPAPPPRRASPPPAPSPPPPPPAAPLHFGTPDGASPALRSPTRPVSREHDKKCFERSFNLGSPVSAESFPAPAVPGALDPLLLAPAELKLWAGPAPPAAAARPAAKRPPEPGKHKPAAAKKAKAIRKLHFEDEVTTSPVLGLRIKEGPVEPPKPRGAGPGPGAGAGAGVGAGPGGGGAKPLGEFICQLCKEEYADPFALAQHKCSRIVRVEYRCPECDKVFSCPANLASHRRWHKPRPAPPPAPEPPKPAEEQKEGGGGSSSSERDTPSPEGASESGSEEGLYECPRCSKKFRRQAYLRKHLLGHPARDPPDEPGPPPPPECHACPVCGESFPGKSSQERHLRLLHSSQVFPCKYCPATFYSSPGLTRHINKCHPSENRQVILLQMPVRPAC, from the coding sequence ATGCCCCGCGGCTTCCTGGTGAAGAGGAGCAAGAGGCCCACGCCCGTGTCCTACCGGGTGCGCTGCTGCCAGGAGgccgagccccagctgctgctgctcgcgGCCGGCCAGCCGCGCTGCTCCCCGCCCCTGCCCGCCTGCCCCGGGccgggccccggccccgcgccgcctcCCCGCCGCgcctccccgccgcccgccccgtcgccgccgccgccgccgcccgccgcgccGCTGCACTTCGGCACCCCGGACGGCGCGTCCCCGGCGCTGCGCAGCCCCACGCGGCCCGTGAGCCGCGAGCACGACAAGAAGTGCTTCGAGCGCAGCTTCAACCTGGGCTCGCCCGTCTCCGCCGAGTCCTTCCCCGCGCCCGCCGTGCCCGGCGCCCTGGACCCGCTGCTCCTCGCCCCCGCCGAGCTCAAGCTGTGGGCCGGCCCCGCGCCCCCCGCcgcggccgcccggcccgccgCCAAGCGCCCCCCCGAGCCCGGCAAGCACAAGCCGGCGGCGGCCAAGAAAGCCAAAGCCATCCGCAAGCTGCACTTCGAGGACGAGGTCACCACGTCCCCCGTGCTGGGGCTGCGCATCAAGGAGGGCCCCGTGGAGCCGCCCAAGCCGCGCGGCGCAGGGCCTgggccgggggccggggccggggccggggtcggggccgggccggggggcggCGGCGCCAAGCCGCTGGGCGAGTTCATCTGCCAGCTGTGCAAGGAGGAGTACGCCGACCCCTTCGCGCTGGCGCAGCACAAGTGCTCGCGGATCGTGCGCGTGGAGTACCGCTGCCCCGAGTGCGACAAGGTCTTCAGCTGCCCCGCCAACCTGGCCTCCCACCGCCGCTGGCACAAGCCGcggcccgcgccgccgcccgcgcccgAGCCGCCCAAGCCGGCggaggagcagaaggagggcggcggcggcagcagcagcagcgagcgGGACACGCCGAGCCCCGAGGGCGCGTCCGAGTCGGGCTCGGAGGAGGGCCTCTACGAGTGCCCGCGCTGCAGCAAGAAGTTCCGGCGCCAGGCCTACCTCCGCAAGCACCTGCTGGGCCACCCGGCCCGGGACCCGCCCGACGAGCcgggcccgccgccgccgcccgagTGCCACGCCTGCCCGGTGTGCGGGGAGAGCTTCCCCGGCAAGAGCAGCCAGGAGCGCCACCTGCGCCTGCTGCACTCCTCCCAGGTCTTCCCCTGCAAGTACTGCCCGGCCACCTTCTACAGCTCGCCTGGCCTCACCCGGCACATCAACAAGTGCCACCCGTCGGAGAACAGACAGGTCATCCTGCTCCAGATGCCCGTGCGCCCCGCctgctag